Within the Micromonospora citrea genome, the region TCGCCCTCGGCCGACCCCGGGCCGTGCCTCCGCCGCTGCTGATGCTGCTGGGCATGCTCTCCACCCAGGTCGGGGCGGCCGTCGCCAAACAGCTCTTCGGCAGCACCAGTGCCGGCGGAACGACCACGCTGCGGCTCGGCTTCGCCGCGCTGATCCTGCTGCTCGTGGCCCGGCCCGGGCTGCGGCTGGGCTGGCGCGCCGCCGGCCTGGTCGGTGCGTTCGGGCTCAGCCTGGCGCTGATGAACCTCTCCTTCTACGCGGCCCTGCAACGCGTGCCGCTCGGCGTCGCCGTCACCATCGGCTTCGCGGGGCCGCTGCTGGTCTCGCTCGCCGGCAGCCGCCGCGCCGCCGACGTGGCGTGGGCGGCCCTGGCGGGCGGCGGGGTGCTGCTGATCAGCGGGCTGGGCGGTGCCGGGCTGGACGGGGTGGGGCTGCTGCTCTGCGCCGCCGTCGCGGTCGGCTGGGCCGGGTACGTGCTGCTCGGCAAGGCGGTCAGCGCCCAGGTACCGGGCAGCCGGGGCCTCGCGCTGGGGATGGCCGTCGCCGCGCTGGCGGTGCTGCCGTTCGGGGTCGCGGACGGCGGCGCGGCGCTGCTCGATCCGTGGACCCTCGCGCTGGGCGTCGCGGTGGCCCTGCTGTCGTCGGTGCTGCCGTACTCGGCGGAGCTGGCCGCGCTGCGCCGTATGCCGGCCCGGGTCTTCGCGGTCCTGCTCAGCCTGGAGCCGGCGATCGGCGCGCTGGTCGGGCTGGTCCTGCTGGGCGAACTGCTGGCCTGGTCGCAGGCGCTCGGGGTGGCCTGTGTGGTCGGCGCGGCGCTGGGCGCGACCCTGGTCCGGGGCAGTTCCACCCCCGAGGAACGCGACGCGCCCCGGCGGAATGGGCCACGCGCCCGGTGAGCTGAGGGCCCTGGCGCCGCCGACACCGCCGGGGGCATGCTGTCCCGATGGGCGTACGGGTCGAACGCGACGGGCCGGTGACCACGGTGATCCTGGACCGGCCGGCGGCGCGCAACGCGGTCGACGGGCCGACGGCCCGGGCGCTGGCCGACGCGTTCCGTGCCTTCGAGGCGGACGCCGGCGCGGCGGTGGCCGTGCTCTGGGGCGCGGGCGGCACGTTCTGCGCCGGGGCCGACCTGAAGGCCATCGGCACGCCGAGCGGCAACCGGGTGGAGCCGGAGGGGGACGGCCCGATGGGTCCGACCCGGATGGCGCTCGGCAAGCCGGTGATCGCCGCGATCTCGGGTCACGCGGTGGCGGGCGGGTTGGAGCTGGCGCTCTGGTGCGACCTGCGGGTCGCCGAGTCCGACGCGGTGCTCGGGGTGTTCTGCCGGCGCTGGGGGGTGCCGCTGATCGACGGGGGGACGGTCCGGCTGCCCCGGCTGATCGGCGAGAGCCGGGCGATGGACCTGATCCTGACCGGCCGGCCGGTGCCGGCCGAGGAGGCGTACGCCATGGGGCTGGTGAACCGGCTGGTCGCGCCGGGCGAGGCGCGGGCGGCGGCCGAGCGGCTGGCGGCCGAGATCGCCCGGCACCCGCAGACCTGTCTGCGCAACGACCGGGCCGCCGTGCTGGCCGGCGCGGGCCAGCCGGAGCCGGTGGCGCTGGCGACGGAGCTGGCGTACGGGATGGACTCGCTGGCCGCCGACGCGGCGGTCGGGGCGGCCCGGTTCGCGGCCGGGGCCGGCCGGCACGGCGCGGCGGTCTAGCGGAGGTTGCGCAGGGCGTCCTCGATCGCCCGGTGGAACGTCGGGTACGCGTAGATCATGTGCCGGAGCCGGCTGAGCGGCACGGCCGCGTGCACCGCCACCACCAGCCCGGAGAGCACCTCGCCACCGGCCGGTCCGACCGACGTCGCGCCGATCAGCACGCCCTGGTCGGCGTCGGCGACCAGCTTGACGAAGCCCTCGTTGCCGCTGCGGTGGATCCAGCCCCGCGCCGACGACGGCAGCTCGGCCAGGCCGACCTGCACGTTGACGCCCCGCTCGCGGGCCTGCCGCTCGGTGAGGCCGACCGCGCCGACCTCGGGGTCGGTGAACGTGACCCGGGGCAACGCCCGGTAGTCGGCGCGCGGCACCGCGCCGGCGGACCCGCCCGACCCGGTGGTACCCGACGCGCTGACCGCGCCGGCCGCGCCGCCCGTGACGCGGGCGGTGCCGCTGGCGTCCGGCCCGCTGTCGGCGCGCCGGACGTGGTCGAGCACGTCGGCGACGACGATCCCCGCCTGGTACATGGCGACGTGGGTGAACGCGCCCTCGCCGGTGACGTCGCCGACCGCCCAGATCCCCTCGGTGACGCGCATCCGGTCGTCGACGGCCAGGTACCGCTGGCCGGCGTCCGATCCGACGCTGTCCAGGCCCAGCTCGTCCAGGTGGGCCCGGCGGCCGGTGACCACGAGCAGCCGCTCGGCGGTGAACTCCGCCCCGCCGGCCCCGTGCAGGGTGAAGCCGCGCCCGTCGTGGCGGACCCGCTCCGCCCGTACGCCGGTGTGGATCTCGACGCCGTCGGCGCGCAGCGCGGCGGCGGCCACCTCGGACGCCTCCGGCTCCTCGACGGCGAGCACCCGGTCCGCCGCCTCGACGACGGTGACGCGGACCCCGAACCGGGCGAAGACCTGGGCCAGCTCCAGGCCGATCGCGCCGCCGCCGAGCACCAGCAGCGACTCGGGCAGCTCCTCGACCTCGATCGCCTGGCGGTTGGTCCAGTACGGAGTGTCGGCCAGCCCGTCGACGGGCGGCACGGACGGCTTGGTGCCGGTGCCGAGCACGATTCCGTGCCGGGCCCGGAAGACGCGGTCGCCCACCCGGACCCGGCCGGGGCCGTCGAGGCGGGCGCTGCCCCGGACGAACCGGCCGCCCTTGCCGGTGAAGCGTTCCACCGCCACCGTGTCGTCCCAGGTGTCGGTGGCCTCCTCGCGGATCCGCTTCGCCACCGGCGCCCAGTCGGGCCGGACCTCGGCGGCGCCGGCGAGCCCGTCGATCCGGCGCGCCTCGGCGATCGCGTTGGCCGCCCTGATCATC harbors:
- a CDS encoding crotonase/enoyl-CoA hydratase family protein, giving the protein MGVRVERDGPVTTVILDRPAARNAVDGPTARALADAFRAFEADAGAAVAVLWGAGGTFCAGADLKAIGTPSGNRVEPEGDGPMGPTRMALGKPVIAAISGHAVAGGLELALWCDLRVAESDAVLGVFCRRWGVPLIDGGTVRLPRLIGESRAMDLILTGRPVPAEEAYAMGLVNRLVAPGEARAAAERLAAEIARHPQTCLRNDRAAVLAGAGQPEPVALATELAYGMDSLAADAAVGAARFAAGAGRHGAAV
- a CDS encoding EamA family transporter; this encodes MYALASRPLPAGHPAARLTVALGRPRAVPPPLLMLLGMLSTQVGAAVAKQLFGSTSAGGTTTLRLGFAALILLLVARPGLRLGWRAAGLVGAFGLSLALMNLSFYAALQRVPLGVAVTIGFAGPLLVSLAGSRRAADVAWAALAGGGVLLISGLGGAGLDGVGLLLCAAVAVGWAGYVLLGKAVSAQVPGSRGLALGMAVAALAVLPFGVADGGAALLDPWTLALGVAVALLSSVLPYSAELAALRRMPARVFAVLLSLEPAIGALVGLVLLGELLAWSQALGVACVVGAALGATLVRGSSTPEERDAPRRNGPRAR
- a CDS encoding dihydrolipoyl dehydrogenase family protein, translating into MAEPELVDVVVVGLGVGGEEVAGRLAEAGLTVVGVERDLVGGECPYWGCVPSKMMIRAANAIAEARRIDGLAGAAEVRPDWAPVAKRIREEATDTWDDTVAVERFTGKGGRFVRGSARLDGPGRVRVGDRVFRARHGIVLGTGTKPSVPPVDGLADTPYWTNRQAIEVEELPESLLVLGGGAIGLELAQVFARFGVRVTVVEAADRVLAVEEPEASEVAAAALRADGVEIHTGVRAERVRHDGRGFTLHGAGGAEFTAERLLVVTGRRAHLDELGLDSVGSDAGQRYLAVDDRMRVTEGIWAVGDVTGEGAFTHVAMYQAGIVVADVLDHVRRADSGPDASGTARVTGGAAGAVSASGTTGSGGSAGAVPRADYRALPRVTFTDPEVGAVGLTERQARERGVNVQVGLAELPSSARGWIHRSGNEGFVKLVADADQGVLIGATSVGPAGGEVLSGLVVAVHAAVPLSRLRHMIYAYPTFHRAIEDALRNLR